From the Thermodesulfobium sp. 4217-1 genome, one window contains:
- a CDS encoding cupin domain-containing protein — MKPIFFRSAQSYEPQKDWKRTSLCNQESISIEHFVKPPHHSSPEHFHPSAQILVVLKGKMSVKNQDSEVVLSENDCVYIEPNEMHTVVNVLDEPSIGLDIFVPGRDFSFWLNKL; from the coding sequence ATGAAACCTATTTTTTTTAGATCGGCACAAAGCTACGAGCCTCAAAAAGATTGGAAGCGCACAAGCCTTTGCAATCAAGAATCCATATCAATAGAACATTTTGTAAAGCCTCCACATCATTCTTCTCCAGAACACTTTCACCCTAGCGCTCAAATTTTAGTTGTGTTAAAGGGCAAAATGTCTGTAAAAAACCAGGATAGCGAAGTCGTGCTATCGGAAAACGATTGCGTATATATAGAGCCGAACGAAATGCACACTGTAGTAAACGTATTAGATGAACCCTCAATTGGCCTTGATATTTTTGTGCCTGGCAGGGATTTTAGCTTTTGGCTAAATAAGCTATAA